From Amycolatopsis sp. YIM 10, the proteins below share one genomic window:
- a CDS encoding NAD-dependent succinate-semialdehyde dehydrogenase, producing MTALVPSEAVDKAANLKNAQLWLGGQWRPARSGRTFDVVNPADGVRIATVSDGGADDALVALDSAVSASCEWASVSSRTRAEILRRVFDRLVERRDEFAAVITAEAGKPLTESLTEVAYGAEFFRWFSEEAPRIAGRYGTNPEGTGDVIVTHRPVGPCYLVTPWNFPLAMVARKIAPALAAGCTVVVKPAELTPLTTILLCDVLADAGVPDGVVNVVTTSDPAAVSAQLMSDPRLRKISFTGSTEVGRRLIAQSAENVLRTSMELGGNAPFLVFEDADIDTAVAGALVAKFRNVGQACTAANRFFVHTSLADAFARRVTDEVAAMKIGSGSEPGVTIGPLIDRRAVDHNQRLVDDARRRGARVRCGGHPIPGPGTFYPPTVLDQVSADSELMRTEIFGPVLAITTFETEDEAVAAANATEYGLVAYAYTRDLARGHRLVDRLEAGMVGVNTGVVSNAAAPFGGIKNSGLGREGGAEGIAEYLSTTYALVAR from the coding sequence ATGACCGCGTTGGTGCCGTCGGAGGCGGTTGACAAAGCAGCGAACCTCAAGAACGCACAGTTGTGGCTCGGCGGGCAGTGGCGGCCTGCGCGGTCCGGGCGGACGTTCGACGTGGTCAACCCCGCCGATGGTGTGCGCATCGCGACCGTCTCAGACGGCGGCGCAGACGACGCTCTCGTCGCACTCGACTCCGCCGTATCCGCTTCCTGCGAATGGGCGTCGGTGAGCTCTCGCACACGAGCGGAAATCCTGCGTCGCGTGTTCGACCGGCTCGTCGAGCGCCGGGACGAATTCGCGGCCGTGATCACCGCCGAAGCCGGCAAGCCCCTGACCGAGTCTCTGACAGAAGTCGCCTACGGCGCGGAGTTCTTCCGGTGGTTCAGCGAAGAAGCCCCGCGCATCGCCGGGCGCTACGGGACGAACCCCGAGGGAACGGGCGACGTCATCGTCACCCACCGGCCCGTCGGCCCCTGCTACCTCGTGACGCCGTGGAACTTCCCGCTGGCCATGGTCGCGCGCAAGATCGCACCGGCTCTCGCCGCCGGCTGCACGGTGGTCGTCAAACCGGCCGAGCTGACTCCGCTCACCACCATCCTGCTGTGCGACGTCCTGGCCGACGCCGGAGTGCCGGACGGAGTCGTCAACGTGGTCACCACCTCCGATCCGGCGGCTGTCTCCGCGCAGCTGATGTCGGACCCGCGACTGCGCAAGATCAGCTTCACCGGATCGACGGAGGTCGGGCGGCGGCTCATCGCGCAGTCCGCGGAGAACGTGCTGCGAACATCGATGGAGCTCGGCGGCAACGCGCCCTTCCTGGTCTTCGAAGACGCCGACATCGACACCGCCGTCGCAGGGGCGCTGGTCGCGAAGTTCCGCAACGTGGGCCAGGCCTGCACCGCCGCGAACCGGTTCTTCGTGCACACCTCACTCGCCGACGCGTTCGCACGACGGGTGACCGATGAGGTTGCCGCCATGAAGATCGGCTCGGGCTCGGAGCCAGGCGTGACCATCGGCCCGCTCATCGACCGGCGAGCCGTGGACCACAACCAGCGCCTGGTCGACGATGCCCGGCGTCGCGGGGCTCGCGTCCGATGCGGCGGCCACCCGATACCGGGACCTGGCACGTTCTACCCGCCCACCGTCCTCGACCAGGTTTCGGCCGACAGCGAGCTGATGCGAACGGAGATCTTCGGCCCGGTCCTCGCGATCACGACCTTCGAAACCGAGGACGAAGCGGTGGCCGCGGCCAACGCCACGGAGTACGGACTGGTCGCCTACGCCTATACACGGGACCTCGCTCGCGGCCACCGCTTGGTGGATCGCCTCGAGGCCGGGATGGTCGGGGTGAACACGGGTGTCGTGTCCAACGCGGCCGCTCCTTTCGGCGGGATCAAGAACTCCGGGCTGGGTCGCGAAGGTGGCGCCGAGGGAATCGCCGAGTACTTGTCGACCACGTACGCGCTGGTGGCCCGGTGA
- a CDS encoding NAD(P)/FAD-dependent oxidoreductase produces MSSQDGPTPPNPGAEDDGVLVVGACQAGVQLATSLREFGWTAPITLVGAERHLPYERPPLSKRALLEGVVPADLALRSESFFADQNVELVLGEEITQVEVAPDGRGSAVTGSGRRLRFHRLALTVGARPRVLDLPGADLRGIHYLRDNDDASLLRSALVDAPEIVVIGGGFIGLEVAATARKLGCAVTVVLADDRLMARAVSPFISNHFQLAHESHGVGIRCATLPEEFLGDETGQVTGVRLADGAVLTADVVIIGVGAQPRTELAAQLGLTVEGGIVVDERAVASDGVTVSAGDCTVWPAPGTPRGRMRFESVNAATEQAKVAAATLAGRPRPWLSTPWFWSDQFDLKLQVAGIVPENGETVLRIAPDALGSSVLHYAGDRLVAAECVNRPADFMAAKSALTAGKTIDPSRAADVGVRLKSLIAEPGTPAIETKEEDVA; encoded by the coding sequence ATGTCCTCTCAGGACGGCCCCACCCCTCCGAACCCAGGCGCCGAAGACGACGGTGTCCTGGTCGTCGGCGCCTGCCAGGCCGGCGTTCAGCTCGCAACATCGCTGCGTGAATTCGGCTGGACCGCGCCCATAACCCTCGTCGGCGCGGAACGCCACCTCCCGTACGAGCGGCCGCCCCTGTCGAAGAGGGCCTTGCTCGAAGGCGTCGTGCCCGCCGACCTCGCGTTGCGCTCGGAAAGCTTCTTCGCGGACCAGAACGTCGAACTCGTCCTCGGCGAGGAGATCACACAGGTCGAAGTCGCACCCGACGGACGTGGCAGTGCAGTCACCGGTTCCGGACGACGACTGCGCTTCCACCGGCTCGCGCTGACCGTAGGTGCCCGGCCGAGAGTCCTGGATCTGCCAGGCGCCGACCTGCGCGGAATCCACTACCTGCGCGACAACGACGACGCCAGTCTCCTTCGCTCCGCTCTCGTGGATGCGCCTGAGATCGTCGTCATCGGAGGCGGGTTCATCGGGCTGGAGGTCGCCGCCACCGCCCGCAAGCTGGGTTGCGCGGTGACCGTCGTGCTCGCCGACGACCGCCTCATGGCCCGAGCCGTGAGCCCTTTCATCAGCAACCACTTCCAGCTCGCCCACGAAAGTCACGGCGTCGGCATCCGGTGTGCCACCCTGCCCGAAGAATTCCTCGGCGACGAGACCGGACAGGTGACCGGCGTCCGGCTGGCCGATGGCGCCGTGCTCACCGCCGACGTGGTGATCATCGGCGTCGGCGCGCAACCCCGGACCGAACTCGCCGCACAACTGGGCTTGACCGTCGAAGGCGGCATCGTCGTGGACGAGCGCGCGGTCGCCTCCGATGGGGTCACCGTCTCGGCCGGTGACTGCACCGTGTGGCCCGCGCCCGGCACACCGCGGGGACGGATGCGCTTCGAGTCGGTCAACGCGGCCACCGAACAGGCCAAGGTTGCCGCCGCCACCCTGGCGGGCCGCCCGCGACCGTGGTTGAGCACACCATGGTTCTGGTCCGACCAGTTCGACCTCAAACTGCAGGTCGCCGGGATCGTGCCGGAAAACGGCGAAACCGTGCTGCGGATCGCTCCGGACGCGCTCGGAAGCAGCGTTCTGCACTACGCCGGAGACCGGCTGGTCGCCGCGGAGTGCGTCAACCGGCCCGCCGACTTCATGGCGGCCAAGTCCGCGCTCACCGCGGGGAAGACCATCGACCCCTCCCGCGCAGCGGACGTCGGTGTGCGGCTGAAATCCCTCATCGCCGAGCCGGGCACACCGGCGATCGAAACGAAAGAAGAGGACGTGGCATGA
- a CDS encoding HtaA domain-containing protein: protein MSTAPAPEAETRYGLAWAIKRTFVSYVGATPDGRIWLGPGVRLNHDGEFLFPLDERTPGPGDTVSFRGEVGFTAHGGFLNVLIADPRFDADGTLSVRTSPTTGPGWRPRVPLCELLLDSAATRDYDLLRCRLTEQGAALFGGPYARGSELDPAAVHLPAATTTLLERLIGRRHL, encoded by the coding sequence ATGAGTACCGCGCCGGCACCGGAAGCTGAGACCCGGTACGGACTCGCCTGGGCGATCAAGCGGACGTTCGTGTCCTATGTCGGCGCGACACCGGACGGCCGGATCTGGCTCGGGCCCGGCGTGCGGCTCAATCACGACGGGGAGTTCCTCTTCCCCCTCGACGAGCGCACGCCGGGTCCCGGCGACACGGTCTCCTTCCGCGGTGAGGTCGGTTTCACCGCACACGGCGGATTCCTCAACGTCCTGATCGCCGACCCGCGGTTCGACGCCGACGGAACCCTCAGTGTGCGGACCTCACCGACGACCGGTCCCGGCTGGCGTCCCAGGGTTCCGCTGTGCGAACTCCTGCTGGATTCGGCTGCGACACGGGATTACGACCTGCTGAGGTGCCGGCTCACGGAGCAGGGCGCAGCGCTGTTCGGCGGGCCGTATGCCCGGGGCAGCGAGCTGGATCCGGCGGCTGTTCACCTCCCAGCCGCCACGACGACCCTGCTGGAGAGGCTGATCGGGCGACGGCACCTCTGA
- a CDS encoding alpha/beta fold hydrolase yields MSLTLDDLRPLFTEDRELKYKLKGFTGRLRVVVGDLTADLIADNGTITGLEPGSAEEARLSVVVPADVLDDAVKQPPVPGTESLMLATGRGAGPAGDLFTDVAPYAGATGRVYQLLRQARGVTEIGLPTEPAQPLFADTDTAVGRYVYVTFGGTTYRVYYEESGTGDEVLLLQHTAGCDARQWRHQLADPEFQSRYRLIAYDLPFHGRSLPPVGPRWWEEAYQPAPQWYWDFVVAFADALGLEHPHFMGCSVGGQLALDLAAYRGDRFGAFFALNGTLDNARADEFTLGFNDLCRDNRVSTEIYGSGNFAATSPLGPEPYKREIYWIYRSNFPGVYAGDNDYFLTGHDLTKGEPRFDTENHPVYVIGGEYDPMANDPEHGGPAVAERFPGIRSEMLPGLSHFAPTDDPLGFRAAILPLLEKGINEYRAGTGS; encoded by the coding sequence ATGTCGCTCACTCTCGACGACCTCAGGCCTCTGTTCACGGAGGATCGCGAGCTCAAGTACAAGCTGAAGGGCTTCACCGGCAGGCTCCGCGTCGTGGTCGGTGATCTGACGGCCGATCTGATCGCCGACAACGGCACCATCACCGGACTCGAGCCGGGTTCCGCCGAGGAAGCACGGCTCAGCGTCGTCGTGCCCGCCGATGTCCTCGACGACGCTGTGAAGCAGCCTCCGGTCCCGGGTACGGAGTCGCTCATGCTGGCGACCGGTCGCGGCGCCGGACCGGCCGGCGACCTGTTCACCGATGTCGCCCCGTACGCCGGCGCGACCGGCCGTGTTTACCAGCTGCTGCGTCAAGCGCGAGGCGTCACCGAGATCGGCCTGCCGACCGAACCGGCACAACCGCTGTTCGCGGACACCGACACGGCAGTCGGACGCTACGTCTACGTCACCTTCGGCGGCACCACCTACCGCGTCTACTACGAAGAGTCCGGCACGGGTGACGAGGTGCTCCTCCTGCAGCACACCGCGGGCTGTGACGCGCGGCAGTGGCGGCACCAGCTCGCGGACCCCGAGTTCCAGTCGCGCTACCGGCTCATCGCCTACGACCTGCCCTTCCACGGACGTTCACTGCCGCCGGTGGGCCCCCGCTGGTGGGAGGAGGCGTACCAGCCGGCCCCGCAGTGGTACTGGGACTTCGTCGTCGCCTTCGCCGACGCCCTGGGACTCGAACACCCACACTTCATGGGCTGCTCGGTGGGCGGGCAGTTGGCGCTCGACCTCGCCGCGTACCGCGGCGACCGCTTCGGTGCCTTCTTCGCGCTGAACGGCACCCTCGACAACGCTCGCGCGGACGAGTTCACCCTCGGCTTCAACGACCTCTGCCGCGACAACCGCGTATCGACGGAGATCTACGGCAGCGGGAACTTCGCGGCGACCTCGCCGCTGGGTCCCGAGCCGTACAAGCGCGAGATCTACTGGATCTACCGGTCCAACTTCCCGGGCGTCTACGCCGGCGACAACGACTACTTCCTCACCGGGCACGACCTCACCAAGGGCGAGCCGAGGTTCGACACCGAGAACCACCCCGTCTACGTGATCGGCGGCGAGTACGACCCGATGGCGAACGACCCCGAGCACGGCGGCCCGGCGGTCGCCGAACGGTTCCCGGGCATCCGGTCCGAGATGCTGCCGGGGCTGAGCCACTTCGCCCCCACCGATGACCCGCTCGGTTTCCGCGCCGCCATCCTGCCGCTGCTCGAAAAGGGAATCAATGAGTACCGCGCCGGCACCGGAAGCTGA
- a CDS encoding 2Fe-2S iron-sulfur cluster-binding protein: MASVSYTDHEGTTRTLESSPGETVMSLAKRNGVPGIIGDCGGVLSCATCHVFVADDDLQMLEPVSDLEDEMLDGTAVDREPSSRLSCQLHPEKLPRDLHVTTPSMQE; the protein is encoded by the coding sequence ATGGCTTCAGTCAGCTACACCGACCACGAAGGCACCACGCGCACCCTCGAGTCCTCGCCGGGCGAAACCGTCATGAGCCTCGCCAAGCGCAACGGTGTCCCCGGGATCATCGGAGACTGCGGAGGCGTCCTTTCGTGCGCGACGTGCCACGTGTTCGTCGCCGATGACGACCTGCAGATGCTCGAGCCCGTCTCGGACCTGGAGGACGAGATGCTCGACGGCACCGCGGTCGATCGCGAGCCCAGCTCTCGCCTGAGCTGCCAGCTGCACCCGGAAAAGCTTCCGCGTGACCTGCACGTAACCACTCCGTCCATGCAGGAGTGA
- a CDS encoding TetR/AcrR family transcriptional regulator — protein MTIVQRTRRRALTSRSDLRERQRERILQEIREASFALLSERGDEVSVSDIVKRAGVSERTFYRYFPTREDALLGWIDESAQVVHARLRDHPHGHAVGAVLEEALAAANVATMQSPASWNALRVVFSSPKLFSAYAERQRRWESEVAIVIAELLGTSVESDSRPGVWSAMAFAIATKVSYDYVMAGKRRGFEAKLREAFAHAAEFLTHPLP, from the coding sequence GTGACGATCGTCCAGCGAACCAGGAGAAGAGCACTGACCAGTCGGTCCGACTTGCGCGAGCGGCAACGCGAGCGCATTCTCCAGGAGATCCGCGAGGCCTCCTTCGCGCTGCTCTCCGAGCGCGGGGACGAGGTGTCGGTCAGTGACATCGTGAAGCGCGCGGGCGTCTCCGAGCGCACCTTCTACCGGTACTTCCCGACTCGCGAGGACGCGCTGCTCGGGTGGATCGACGAGTCCGCGCAGGTCGTGCACGCCCGGTTGCGCGACCATCCGCATGGTCACGCGGTCGGCGCCGTGCTCGAAGAAGCGCTGGCCGCGGCGAATGTCGCCACGATGCAAAGCCCGGCGAGCTGGAACGCGTTGCGGGTGGTCTTCTCGTCGCCGAAGTTGTTCAGCGCGTACGCGGAGCGTCAGCGTCGCTGGGAATCGGAAGTCGCGATCGTCATCGCGGAGCTTCTCGGTACGAGCGTCGAGTCCGACAGCAGGCCCGGCGTCTGGTCGGCGATGGCCTTCGCCATCGCGACGAAGGTGAGCTACGACTACGTGATGGCGGGGAAGCGACGCGGGTTCGAGGCCAAGTTGCGTGAGGCGTTTGCCCACGCGGCCGAGTTCCTCACGCACCCGCTCCCGTAA